The Saccharopolyspora gloriosae genome has a segment encoding these proteins:
- the def gene encoding peptide deformylase, with protein sequence MTVQPVRLFGDPVLRTRADEVVDFDKELHTLVRDLWDTMYEQGGAGLAAPQLGVGLRVFTYRCDGFEGHLINPGWEIVGDEMQDGPEGCLSIPGMTWDCLRHRHVVARGWNMHGDPVEVEGTDLLARCIQHETDHLDGVLFVDRLDAETRKSALREIRQADWFDGQVPVVKESPHPLFGKR encoded by the coding sequence GTGACCGTCCAGCCCGTCCGACTCTTCGGCGATCCCGTCCTGCGGACGCGCGCCGACGAGGTCGTGGACTTCGACAAGGAACTGCACACCCTGGTCCGCGACCTCTGGGACACGATGTACGAGCAGGGGGGTGCCGGACTCGCCGCTCCGCAGCTCGGCGTGGGGCTGCGCGTGTTCACCTACCGCTGCGACGGGTTCGAAGGCCACCTGATCAACCCGGGCTGGGAGATCGTCGGCGACGAGATGCAGGACGGCCCCGAAGGCTGCCTGTCCATCCCCGGCATGACCTGGGACTGCCTGCGCCACCGCCACGTCGTCGCGCGCGGCTGGAACATGCACGGCGACCCGGTCGAGGTCGAGGGCACCGACCTGCTGGCCCGGTGCATCCAGCACGAGACCGATCACCTGGACGGCGTGCTGTTCGTGGACCGGCTCGACGCCGAGACGCGCAAGAGCGCGTTGCGCGAGATCCGCCAGGCCGACTGGTTCGACGGCCAGGTGCCCGTGGTGAAGGAAAGCCCGCACCCGCTGTTCGGGAAGCGCTGA
- the ggt gene encoding gamma-glutamyltransferase, whose translation MVRARPVRITLAAVTSCALIAPVAQAAPQPPPKSAEAVGYGGAVSSVDPDATSAGIEVLRRGGTAADAAVAVAAALGVTEPYSAGIGGGGYFVHYDADTGEVSTIDGRETAPAAAHPEMFLDDGEPIPTAEAITSGLGVGVPGTPATWQEALQKWGSEDLGEVLRPAERLARDGFVVDDTFRDQTADNQERFSAFPATRDLFLPGGRPPATGSVFRNPGLAETYRTLADEGLDPLYRGEIGADVVDTVRNPPVDPAADRTVRPGGMTEADLRDYRTVEREPTHVEYRGLDVYGMSPSASGGTTVGEALNILESTDLTEQDKTQYLHRFLESSKIGFADRDRWVGDPAFEDVPTEELTGQEFADSRACLITPDAVQPAPVAAADPRDPRPCEPQGPARGGAPYEGPNTTHLTVADAHGDVVSYTLTIEQTGGSGITVPGRGFLLNNELTDFSFAPTTPGEPDPNLPGPGKRPRSSISPTIVLQDGEPLLAAGSPGGSTIITTVLQVLTGRLDRELSLVDAIAEPRASQRNSTATEAEPGFLAQPEADKLRGIGHEFAPAEEIGAATGVERLPDGRWIAAAEKQRRGGGSAAVVDPAF comes from the coding sequence ATGGTGAGAGCAAGGCCGGTTCGGATCACCCTCGCGGCGGTGACCTCTTGTGCGCTGATCGCCCCGGTGGCGCAGGCGGCACCACAACCGCCGCCGAAGAGCGCCGAGGCCGTCGGCTACGGCGGCGCCGTCTCCAGCGTCGACCCCGACGCCACCAGTGCGGGCATCGAAGTGCTGCGCCGCGGCGGAACCGCCGCCGACGCCGCCGTCGCCGTGGCGGCCGCGCTCGGCGTCACCGAGCCTTACTCGGCGGGCATCGGGGGCGGCGGCTACTTCGTGCACTACGACGCGGACACCGGCGAGGTCTCCACCATCGACGGTCGCGAGACCGCGCCCGCCGCCGCGCACCCCGAGATGTTCCTGGACGACGGCGAACCGATCCCCACCGCCGAAGCCATCACCAGCGGTCTCGGCGTCGGTGTCCCCGGCACCCCCGCGACCTGGCAGGAGGCGCTGCAGAAGTGGGGCAGCGAGGACCTCGGCGAAGTGCTGCGCCCGGCGGAACGGCTGGCCCGCGACGGGTTCGTCGTCGACGACACCTTCCGCGACCAGACCGCCGACAACCAGGAGCGCTTCAGCGCGTTCCCCGCCACCCGAGACCTGTTCCTGCCAGGCGGGCGACCCCCGGCCACCGGCAGCGTGTTCCGGAACCCCGGCCTCGCCGAGACCTACCGCACGCTCGCCGACGAGGGCCTCGATCCGCTGTACCGGGGCGAGATCGGCGCGGACGTCGTCGACACCGTGCGGAACCCGCCGGTGGATCCCGCCGCCGACCGCACCGTGCGTCCCGGCGGCATGACCGAGGCCGACCTGCGCGACTACCGCACCGTTGAACGCGAACCCACGCACGTCGAGTATCGGGGGCTCGACGTGTACGGCATGTCGCCGTCGGCCTCCGGCGGCACCACCGTCGGCGAGGCGCTCAACATCCTGGAGAGCACCGACCTCACCGAACAGGACAAAACCCAGTACCTGCACCGGTTCCTGGAGTCGAGCAAGATCGGCTTCGCGGACCGCGACCGCTGGGTCGGCGACCCCGCGTTCGAGGACGTGCCCACCGAGGAGCTCACCGGCCAGGAGTTCGCGGACTCCCGTGCCTGCCTGATCACGCCGGACGCCGTGCAGCCCGCCCCGGTCGCGGCGGCCGACCCGCGCGATCCTCGGCCGTGCGAGCCGCAGGGGCCGGCACGCGGCGGGGCGCCCTACGAAGGACCGAACACCACGCACCTCACCGTCGCCGACGCGCACGGTGACGTGGTGTCCTACACGCTGACCATCGAGCAGACCGGCGGCAGCGGCATCACCGTGCCCGGCCGCGGGTTCCTGCTCAACAACGAGCTCACCGACTTCTCGTTCGCACCGACCACGCCCGGTGAGCCCGATCCGAACCTGCCCGGTCCCGGCAAGCGGCCGCGCAGCTCGATCAGCCCCACGATCGTGCTCCAGGACGGGGAGCCGCTGCTCGCGGCGGGCAGCCCCGGCGGGTCCACGATCATCACCACCGTGCTCCAGGTGCTCACCGGCAGGCTGGACCGCGAACTGTCCCTTGTGGACGCCATCGCGGAACCACGCGCCTCGCAAAGGAACTCGACGGCCACCGAGGCAGAACCGGGCTTCCTCGCGCAACCCGAGGCCGACAAGCTCCGCGGCATCGGCCACGAGTTCGCCCCGGCCGAGGAGATCGGCGCCGCCACCGGCGTGGAACGCCTCCCCGACGGACGCTGGATCGCCGCCGCCGAAAAGCAGCGCCGCGGCGGAGGCTCGGCAGCGGTCGTCGACCCGGCCTTCTGA
- a CDS encoding TrkA family potassium uptake protein, producing the protein MVIIGLGRFGGSMALELIERGTDVLALDNRPEVVQRYSDSVTHAAVADSTDPEVLRQLDVPDFDRVVVAIGDDLEASILTTSLLAEFEVGHIWAKAVSRQHGRILERVGAHHVVLPEHDMGERVAHLVTGRMLDYIEFEDDYAMVKTRAPAIAAGHALGESKIRSKYRVTVVGIKRPGEDFTYATQDTRLYEGDILIVSGRSRDVERFADLT; encoded by the coding sequence GGTTCGGCGGCTCGATGGCCCTCGAACTCATCGAACGGGGCACCGACGTGCTCGCGCTGGACAACCGCCCGGAAGTCGTGCAGCGGTACTCGGATTCGGTGACGCACGCCGCCGTCGCCGACAGCACCGACCCGGAAGTGCTGCGGCAGCTCGACGTGCCCGACTTCGACCGCGTCGTCGTGGCCATCGGGGACGACCTGGAGGCCAGCATCCTGACGACCTCGCTGCTCGCGGAGTTCGAAGTCGGCCACATCTGGGCGAAGGCCGTCAGCCGCCAGCACGGGCGCATCCTCGAACGGGTCGGCGCCCACCACGTGGTGCTGCCCGAGCACGACATGGGGGAGCGGGTCGCGCACCTGGTGACCGGCCGGATGCTGGACTACATCGAGTTCGAGGACGACTACGCGATGGTCAAGACGCGGGCTCCGGCTATTGCGGCGGGGCACGCGCTGGGCGAGAGCAAGATCCGCAGCAAGTACCGGGTCACCGTCGTCGGCATCAAACGCCCCGGCGAGGACTTCACCTACGCCACCCAGGACACGCGGCTCTACGAGGGCGACATCCTCATCGTCTCCGGCCGCTCCCGAGACGTGGAACGCTTCGCCGACCTCACCTGA